TTACCAAGCAACTCATCAGTGAATTTCGATGCTTGTTGGATTCTGTTGCAAATTTCTGCCTTGTCCCAGAGGAGTGTGTTAGCTGCAGTGTAGTGTGCTAACACCTCATCACTtctcattctttttcttctgtCTGAATCATGAGGCGAAATGGTGGCGCCATTTTGTGCACCAACGTCATCACTACAGGAGGAAGAAGACATCACTtctcattctttttcttctgtCTGAATCATGAGGCGAAATGGTGGCGCCATTTTGTGCACCAACGTCATCACTACAGGAGGAAGAAGATCATGGACTGGTTACTACAAGTTTATAGCTGTAATTCATTTTTTTAGCTTTATAACTGATTTCAGAACTGTATCTAGCATATTTTAAATAAAATACACATCgtttgtttttaattttttgtCATATCCCAAGGTGCCGTTCCGGAACGTCGCAGGTTCATCATTTTTGTCCAAAAGTAATCATCATTCGATATTGTAAAACTGCGCCAATGCGACAATGGGACAGTCGAGACCTTGGGCAATGGTGGTGGGGGAGGTCGGGCACAGTCGAGTTGGTCCATTGACACTGTTCGGATTTCGGGACAACAGTCTTCGACAATGGGACAACAGTCCATTGACCGCAGTGGTTGGATTGTCGCTGTACGTCCACGGCCTGACCTTCCTATCATGAGGATCTCTGCATACAGCACGTGCTGGTAACCCAAGCATGTCACTATGTCAGGCCGTGGACAGGTGCGTGGACTATATATTCATCTCCAGATGCAATTACCAAGCTCCCGACCTCCCCCACCACCATTGCCCAAGGTATGGACAAGGTCGAACACTCGAACCACTTCTTGCACACAAACGCACACACCAGTAGAGATATCAAGATGGAATTCACGGCTGTGCTAATCAAGATTGTGGGCTTGATCTCGGAGGCCTGCCGCACGGTGGAGAAGCTGCCGGCGGCGCTGATCACGAGCGGCATCGTTCAAGCTGCAgcggcgctcgcgctcgccgtcTTCAAGTCTCCGTCAGGTATTTTCGTTGGTCATGGAAGGGCGCCCTTGTACCTGTACTACGGCATCCTCATCGCCGTCATAATCTTTGGATTCGTCGAGGCTTCTGCGGGCTTCTACGTGTCAGGCGACGTGACTCGGAGGCGCGCCGTCGGGACGACGATCCTTTGGGTCTCCATTTTGCCCATTGTCCTTGTGGCTGGGCTTGGAGGCTCTGTCATCTTGAAATAGTAGCTAGTTGCAGTCTTGCAGACCCTGCCGTATTTCACGTACTCTCGTTGCTGTATACAAATTCAGGTTCTTATGTGAGCGTCAGGTTTGATGCGCTTCCATTGTTATCCTGGAATCTGTGTGAGGCTTAGGCTATTATGCTGTATACAGCGGCACATGCTGTtagcaaaaaaataaaagttctGGACTGTCATGCTGCTATGGTTTGTCATCTGTGTGTTTACCCCCTCTCTCTCTGAAAGCAGGGCAAAAGAAGAGCAACACGGTACTTTCTTAAGGAAAAAAATATCTCTTATGAAAACCTAAAAACTATAACAACTTAGGTAAAACTTGATCTCTTTGCATATGCGAGGAAATAGGCACAAAATCAAGATAACTACACCAAACCACTCATAGAAATATAACTACACAACTAGAGAAAACGCGCAAAGTCTCAACGTAGTAGCAGACACACATCTTTCAGCTCAAGTTCATAAAAGCAGAGCAAACGAGTTGCTTACAAATGTAACAAatatttttactattttatacCCCATATTAGCCTCCAAATAAAACTGGTAGATTATTCCACGATGTAACCCGTCTAAGGCTGGATGAAAAATTCGTTGCTCGCTAGCTCGCTCAGCTCAGCTCTTTAGTGGCTCGGCTTGGCTCTTTAGTGGCTCggttcggctcggctcggctcggcttgttGAGAAATATTACCAAGCCGAGCTAAGTATTTAGCTCGGTTCCTTAACGAGCCAGTGCTGGCCAACGAGCCAAAGGCTAAAGCTCATTTTCCAAATCTAAATAAGATCTGGTCCATCTAAACCTCAGCCCGATTCACTCGTCGTGCTCAAACCCTAGCTATCTTTGGTTTGTGCTACTTTCCCAGCCCCCTCCTTTCCCTCCCGAActcccccggccgccgcacAAGCGCACGGCGGCACACGGCCACCCGCCTCCTGAACTCCCCAccctccctgctcctccgcaTCCCCGACCACCACGCGGACCGCCTGGCTGGCTTGCCTCCCCGACCTGACCTCCCCCGCTTTCGCCTCTGGCTCTCCCTAGCCAGCTGGCTAGCCAGCCAGATGGTAGCGCTGTGAGTGTATCTCCGCACCATCAGCACGCCGCGCGTCACGACTGTCATCGCGGCCCCACGCGCCACACCTTGACCTTGACGGCCTACGCTCCCCTGTTGTCTGGTGGCTGAAATGTTTTGAAGCTGGCTCATGAGCTAAACAAGCCAGCTTGAGCTGGCAAACGAGCCGAGCCCGACTTTTTATCTAGTTATGATAACGAGCTGAGCAGAGCAGAGCTTGATATCTAGCTTTAAACCCACCCAAATTTCCTGTCCTATACCTAATTCTGGGCCACCCCATCTGATGAACCGGATTCGACCCGTCCAAAAAAAACCCGATCTCGGTGAACCGATCGTGAATTGTACACCTTCTTGGTGAACCGATCTTGAGCGGTTTCGGTATCGGATTAAACATGTCTTAATTACTAAGCAGTGGCCCGGGACTCGACCGGGTTGTTTCTGGGAGCATCTGCAGTGGTCTCTGCTGATGTTACAGACTGGGagatgctggaagtgctggcgTGCAGGGAAGGACTGGCTCTAGCGAGGGACATGCTGCTGCAGCGCCTAGTGCTTGCAAGCGACTGTGCTATTGTTGTCAAGAACATCAAGGGAGCGGCTATGGGGCACTACGGACAGATTGTTCAGGAGATCAAGGCGACAAGCACAAGTTTTCGGTCTATCAAGTTCATCCACGAAAGGCGAGAATCCAACGTTGATGCTCATAATCTTGCTAGAAGCTGTTTGTACAAAGGCTTAGGCCGCCATGTGTGGTTCATTAGTTCGCCAATGGGCATTTGTAACTCGTACTCTGCCCAAAATAAAGATTGGCGGATttgctaaaaaaaaaactaaagcaCGCATCTACCTCCCTCTGTCTGACTCCTGAGGTTACTGACGGGAGATGGCTGCCGGAACCGTGCGGCTTTCTGTTTAAGTCCTGGATTATTTGGAAGAGCAATTAAATTCCATGAATGAAAATGACGTGTCcaacaaaagaaaaggtaaaaggtCCATCTCGATGCTTCAGTGAGGAAACGTAGGAAGAGCAAATGAGAGGGCAGTAGGGCCCTCGTGTAGAGTACAATTAATTGTACAAAACAGCTACTAGTAGGCTATAGAAATTGGTATGACCTAAGTACGGCCGGCGTCACGGTAATTTAAATCCCCGCATACAGTAGCACGTGCAagtaattttaaaatttaagaAGATGTAGTTCTTAAACTATCcatcaaatttaaatttcgaTTGTACAATTATATCTGTTTCGAAGAGACATTTAAAATAAGCCCCCACTTGTATATGTTTCGACAATATTTTTTAAAGACACAGAAATTGCTTTATGTACAAGGAAAAGTaccaaaataaattagttaaaatgCTCCACTGATCAGCTAAAATTGCTTATTATTGATCATACAATAAACATTCATCTATCTAACAAAGTTGTTTACCCTTATTCACTAATGACACCAAATAATCTATCTTCACAGGAACACCAATATGGCAATATGCACCTTATCCACCAATGACATCAACAATCTATCTTCACAGCATGAACACCAATATGACAATATGCACTTAACTGAACTCAGGCATGCGAAACAACATTCTGTTGCTGCGGGAAACGGACGGATACGGATCCGGCAGTCAACACAACGATGAACCGGGAGAtcgcgctgctgctgccctcgTCTCTCCTCGTGCGGTTCGTACTCGGCTTCGGTGATTtagggcatgccacctgacttGACCTACAGCCAGGAAGGGGTGAGTGGTGCGACTTTGCCTCCTGCTTTTCCTGTATCACACAAAAGTAAATGTCAAATTCCTGCCGGGTCGCTCGGATCGGCACCTATCAACCCCAGTGTTTTGCATCGACGAGAATCAGCCGATCGGGGGACATCCACGGGTAAATCGGCACATTTGCCAATTATAGATACATTCAATAAAGAATAAGTAAATAAAATAGGAAAAGCGTTAAAAGAATATATAAACCtgctccaaaacatgatatAAGCAGATCTATCAGTCcagatcggctcttgctacACGCAACCTAAATCAATCTAGGCACGCGTGAACATAACCTAGGATCTCCAAAGAAATCCATCTACACGAACAGATCTAACCCAAGACATATCGGGCAAGGTGCTCGGTACACGTTATTCTATCGGCAAGTCGCTTGCACGTGTTGCAGCGCACGTCGTGGATTGTAACAAACGGCTAGAAAACGTGTTCCGGACAAGCATATCGTAAATAGACAAAACGACCTTGCCGATCACGCAGATTGGCAAACTAGGGTATCGGTAAATAAATCGATCTGAAACAGACTACGATGACTCGATAGGCAAAAAGACTCTCCTATTGAACATAACAAATCGATTAACCAAAAGGGTTGGATGAATATAAACCATTTTAGATCGAAGACTAAATAAAAGGGCCAGATAAACAAAACACGTGAATATAGGAACATCCCGGGTTACCAGGGCCAGATAAACACCGTGTATGAATATAGGAACATCCTCAATGTAATCTACGAAACTAACATGGTAAGCGAACACATGAACACCCTATTTGATGAACCGATCTACTATGCACAAAACGACAAGAGGATGCACGAAAGCCGATTTACCTACAACATGCTAAACTATGCACTCGTATTGCATTAAACATGAGAAGAAAATAAATCATACGAGGCAAGAAAATAAATGGGAATTTTACAGCACTGATTCACTGTATGACCGGTTTTTtttagggggggggggtacaATCTGTTGCTTCGTGCTAGTGTATTATCACGACTGGGAGGACTCTCTTTCACTGACTTATCTGCCCTTGCCGCGTCTTTCTGCGAGCACCTTACCTCTCTTCATTAGCTAAGACTAGTTGAGGGCTATGAGATCTGCTTTACAGATGAGCAAGAAAGGGCACTCGAGTTCCTTACGTCTCTGCAGGAGCTTGAAATTTTCGATCACTGCCGGTGATCGAATGAGAATGTTCTCATTCAGGCAGTGACCGTGACGGGCAGTACGGGCAGCCGCActatcgggtgctctagcctaagagggggaggaggtgaattagacactaataaaaatttagacctatggctccaactaatttgcacaaaacttaaactaaaacatgctttctagatgtgcaactaggtagttctagtgtgaaacccctatcccaaaagagtttagcaacctatagctttTCCTAGCAAGAaattattctatgaaagtaaaggcatacaaattgctagtacgaaatgcggaagcttaaagagcgggataggagatagcaaactcttgacgcgggtgtttatcccgtggttcggttagccacaaaggcacacctacatccacgttgttgtagcactcactaagagtattgctactcggccaccaagtctcttccgtgaacacaatcacgatcaccttggcaccgggttccactaaggagcttctccataaaggatgggggtctccacgtcccccgcacaaagatgtcgtcgccgttccacaccaagtcggagggtcgatgacgttgccggcgagcttcacgctccaagatGCCggtgcaccaagctcttgttttggttcgctaatgaaccacagcacaaagtctcgaagccttgcaatctcactcactaagagctaatcatttacacaacactctcaaaatgtgctaagggctaaggatatgatcttgatgctcttgtatggcttggagatgttcttgggtgtgtgtgggatatccagcaactccagcaatcttcaaatggccgggtgaggcgtatatataggccaccaagacttgtagccgttgctccaacggtcagcagaaaatctgcgtatcatcggatcaaccgatgcctcaggcaggggtagcgtcggttcattcggtcactctaagacctgaagtagccgttgaactcctgacagctgacacagtggccaccggttcaaccgatgcttagccgtcggttaatccggtcactcacagcactcaactattctgctgacgtcattacaccgatggtatgcaccgatgcttcaccggttcaaccggtgatgaAGACTTGACTCTTGCGCCACTTGCATCGTCTATGGAACATAGtacgtccaatgcaccgatgcccctttttgaaccatcggttcatccggtgcctataagctgacttggcttcgattcccttctgcaccaaaataccatgacatcggttcttccgacaaccatcggatacaccgatgctcatgcgtcggttcttccggtgctactgaccgaaAAGCTTTCAGGGCCTTGCTACGcgtatcttctctttcttttttctctttgtcatcacttgaacctaaaagcctgagaatggacATCTTAAccatcatattagtccaagtgttgtgttgtcattcgatcaccaaaatcattcAAAATAGCATAAATGGTGTCACGTTCATTTCACTCTCATTCAGGCAAAGACAACAAACTCGCACCCATCGAAGACCCTGCGGCCAATGGACCAACTCGACTTTGTGACAATGGCCGCGTTCGCTATATATGCGCACACGTCTCTTTTTTGATTATCTTGATACCATGGGTTTATTTGGATCGTTGGGATTCGTCCAACCTCAGCACCAACCTCGTCCATGGAACGTCTTAGCTTTTCCATTTCCATTCCGTTAAAGCCACTACGTTGAGATACACTCACAGCGCTACCACCTGGCTGGCTAGCCAGCTGGCTAGGGAGAGCCAGAGGCGAAAGCGGGGGAGGTCGGGTCGGGAGGCAAGCCAGGCAGTGGCCCGCGCGGTGGTCGGGGATGCGGACGAGCAGGGAGGGTGGGGAGTTCAGGAGGCGGGTGGCCGTGTGCCGCCGTGCGCTTGTGCGGCGGCCGGGGGGAGTTCGGGAGGGAAAGGAGGGGGCTGGGAAAGTAGCACAAACCAAAAGATAGCTAGGGTTTGAGCCCGACGAGTGAATCGGGCTGAGGTTTAGATGGACGGGATCTTATTTAGATTTGAAAAATGAGCTTTAGCCTTTGGCTCGTTTTGGCTCGCTGCCCAGCTCTGGCTCGTTAAGGAACCGAGTTAAATACTTAGCTCGGCTTGGTAATATTTCTCAACAAGCCGAGCTGAGCTGAGCCGAACCGAGCCACTAAAGAGCCAAGCCGAGCCACTAAAGAGCCGAGCTGAGCGAGCTAGCGAGCAACGAATTTTTCATCCAGCCTTAGACGGGTTACATCGTGGAATAATCTACCAGTTTTATTTGGAGGCTAATATGGGgtataaaatagtaaaaatatTTGTTACATTTGTAAGCAACTCGTTTGCTCTGCTTTTATGAACTTGAGCTGAAAGATGTGTGTCTGCTACTACGTTGAGACTTTGCACGTTTTCTCTAGTTGTGTAGTTATATTTCTATGAGTGGTTTGGTGTAGTTATCTTGATTTTGTGCCTATTTCCTCGCATATGCAAAGAGATCAAGTTTTACCTAAGTTGTTATAGTTTTTAGGTTTTCATAAGAGATATTTTTTCCTTAAGAAAGTACCGTGTTGCTCTTCTTTTGCCCTGCTTTCAGAGAGAGGGGGGTAAACACAGATGACAAACCATAGCAGCATGACAGTCCagaacttttatttttttgctaACAGCATGTGCCGCTGTATACAGCACAATAGCCTAAGCCTCACACAGATTCCAGGATAACAATGGAAGCGCATCAAATCTGACGCTCACACAAAAACCTGAATTTGTATACAGCAACGAGAGTACGTGAAATACGGCAGGGTCTGCAAGACTGCAACTAACTACTATTTCAAGATGACAGAGCCTCCAAGCCCAGCCACAAGGACAATGGGCAAAATGGAGACCCAAAGGATCGCCGTCGGGACGGCGCGCCTCCGAGTCACGTCGCCTGACACGTAGAAGCCCGCAGAAGCCTCGACGAATCCAAAGATTATGACGGCGATGAGGATGCCGTAGTACAGGTACAAGGGCGCCCTTCCATGACCAACGAAAATACCTGACGGAGACTTGAAgacggcgagcgcgagcgccgcTGCAGCTTGAACGATGCCGCTCGTGATCAGCGCCGCCGGCAGCTTCTCCACGGTGCGGCAGGCCTCCGAGATCAAGCCCACAATCTTGATTAGCACAGCCGTGAATTCCATCTTGATATCTCTACTGGTGTGTGCGTTTGTGTGCAAGAAGTGGTTCGAGTGTTCGACCTTGTCCAGACCTTGGGCAATGGTGGTGGGGGAGGTCGGGAGCTTATATAGCGAACGCGGCCGGGATTGAGGCGACGCGGAACTACACCCAATGTTTCTTTGCCTAAAGGAAATTGAGGAATAATTGATCAGTGACGATCCTCCCACTTTGCGCGCTTTAGCTGCGCGCTTTAGCTTATATATGACCAAGTCCGCCACACGTGACGTGACGTGAAGTAAGCACATCTGTTTAACCTGACCCTCTTTACAACATTTCATATTGCGTCATGACTTTGAGATTTCAGTATAGGGAACTTGCTTTTGGATTCTTATCGAtcgttgtaacgaacatggcaccatttatgccatttcgagtgattttggtgatcgaatgacaacgcaatcaatgggactaatgatattattgagtgaacatttctagatcccagggatgaagtaaaaaggccatgcaaagcaaaacacgaagaaagaactcaaagaaacgctgaattggacgaattctactgaaatcagtagcaccggaagaaccgatgctataggcatcggtgcatccgatggttgtcggatgatccgacggcctGGCTATTGGCCCAAGtctgtgcgcctctggagatcatgtgaagatcaagtgaagcaccggttgaaccgatggcttcaagataggcatcggtgcattcaacgtactatgttccagagacgatgtcaagcgcgcaggtgccaagtcttcagcaccggttgaaccggcgagGCATCGGAGCAAAGCATCGGTGtattgacgtcagcagaagagaagaaggccaacggctagttgaagtgctgtgagtgaccggtttaaccgacgaacaagcatcggttcaaccgatgatcactgtgtcagctgtcaggagttcaacggctactttgggtcttagagtgaccggatgaaccgacgctacctctGCCAGAGGCATCAGTTCATCCGATATTACGCAGaattctgctgaccgttggagcaacggctccacgatttggatgtctatatatatatatatatggcatccctCGGCCATTTGAAGGTTGATGGAGTTGCTAGACTTCCCACACATACTCaaaaacacctccaagccatactagagcatagtgatcatatctttagctcttagcacactttgagagtgttgtgtaaaggattagctcttagtgagtgagattgcaaggcttcgagactttgtgctgtggttcattagcgaaccaaaacaagagct
This sequence is a window from Panicum virgatum strain AP13 chromosome 7K, P.virgatum_v5, whole genome shotgun sequence. Protein-coding genes within it:
- the LOC120643134 gene encoding uncharacterized protein LOC120643134; translation: MEFTAVLIKIVGLISEACRTVEKLPAALITSGIVQAAAALALAVFKSPSGIFVGHGRAPLYLYYGILIAVIIFGFVEASAGFYVSGDVTRRRAVGTTILWVSILPIVLVAGLGGSVILK
- the LOC120643135 gene encoding uncharacterized protein LOC120643135, with the protein product MEFTAVLIKIVGLISEACRTVEKLPAALITSGIVQAAAALALAVFKSPSGIFVGHGRAPLYLYYGILIAVIIFGFVEASAGFYVSGDVTRRRAVPTAILWVSILPIVLVAGLGGSVILK